A region from the Rosa rugosa chromosome 6, drRosRugo1.1, whole genome shotgun sequence genome encodes:
- the LOC133714138 gene encoding heat shock cognate 70 kDa protein-like: protein MSMGGKEGHAIGIDLGTTYSCVAVWKHDRVEVIVNEQGNRMTPSYVAFTDTERMIGDAAYNQIIRNPANSIFDAKRLIGRRFSDAFVQSDMKLWPFKVIEGPADKPMIVVTQKGEEKQFAAEQISSMVLGKMREIAEAYLGSTVRNAVITVPAYFNDSQRQATNTAAVTAGLKVMRLINEPTAAAIAYGIDNKVGWYCKRNVMIFDLGGGTIDVSLLAISYGVFEVKATAGDTHLGGEDFSNKMVDYCVEQFKKKHNVDVSGNSRALRRLRNECEKAKRRLSFTTTTDIEIDCLHHDNDFYITITRAKFEQLNMEFFDNCMDPVKKCLRDANMDISSVDDVVLAGGSSRIPKVQQLLQNLFQGKELCKGINPDEAVAYGAALQAASLSGKIFSLQNFTLLDVTPLSLGVETIAPSTGDRHFMTVVIPRNTRTPVMKHRVLKTACDNQEVICFSIYEGESERTLNNNFLGEFEIDGIPPGPKGVYKFDVHFDIDANGILSVRAEDRLSGRKRGITINRERTLEIEKMKRDGNLLFLL, encoded by the exons ATGAGTATGGGTGGAAAGGAAGGCCATGCAATCGGGATTGATCTTGGGACAACATATTCATGTGTGGCAGTGTGGAAACACGACCGCGTGGAAGTCATAGTGAATGAGCAGGGCAACAGAATGACTCCATCTTATGTTGCTTTCACTGATACCGAACGAATGATTGGTGATGCAGCATATAACCAAATCATCAGAAACCCTGCAAACTCAATCTTTG ATGCAAAAAGGTTAATCGGTAGAAGATTCAGTGATGCATTTGTTCAGAGTGATATGAAGCTCTGGCCATTCAAGGTCATTGAAGGTCCTGCTGACAAGCCCATGATTGTGGTTACCCAAAAGGGTGAGGAGAAACAGTTTGCGGCTGAACAAATCTCATCCATGGTTCTTGGAAAGATGCGGGAGATTGCTGAGGCCTATCTAGGCTCAACTGTGAGGAATGCAGTTATCACTGTCCCTGCTTACTTTAATGACTCACAGCGTCAGGCTACTAACACTGCTGCTGTCACTGCTGGCCTAAAGGTGATGCGCCTTATCAACGAACCAACTGCTGCAGCTATTGCTTATGGGATTGACAATAAAGTTGGTTGGTATTGCAAGAGAAACGTGATGATATTTGATTTAGGTGGTGGTACTATAGATGTCTCACTGCTTGCTATAAGTTATGGTGTCTTTGAAGTGAAGGCTACGGCTGGAGACACCCATCTAGGAGGCGAGGACTTCAGTAACAAAATGGTCGATTACTGTGTTGAACAGTTCAAGAAGAAGCATAATGTGGATGTTAGTGGAAACTCCAGAGCTCTTAGGAGGTTAAGAAATGAATGTGAGAAGGCAAAGAGGAGGCTTTCGTTTACAACTACTACTGACATCGAAATTGATTGTTTGCATCATGATAATGATTTCTATATAACTATTACCCGCGCGAAATTTGAACAACTCAACATGGAGTTCTTCGATAATTGTATGGATCCTGTGAAGAAGTGTTTGAGAGATGCTAATATGGACATAAGCAGTGTCGATGATGTTGTTCTTGCTGGTGGCTCTTCTAGAATTCCCAAGGTGCAGCAGCTATTACAGAACCTGTTTCAGGGGAAGGAACTGTGCAAGGGCATTAATCCAGATGAGGCTGTTGCATATGGTGCCGCTCTTCAAGCTGCCAGTTTAAGTGGAAAGATCTTTTCCCTTCAAAATTTCACTCTCTTGGATGTCACCCCCCTGTCACTTGGGGTGGAAACTATAGCGCCAAGTACTGGTGATCGACATTTCATGACCGTTGTGATCCCAAGAAACACAAGGACTCCAGTCATGAAGCACAGAGTTTTAAAGACTGCTTGTGACAACCAAGAAGTTATCTGCTTCAGCATTTATGAGGGTGAGAGTGAAAGAACTTTAAATAATAACTTTCTGGGCGAATTTGAGATCGATGGTATTCCTCCAGGTCCAAAAGGTGTTTACAAATTTGATGTTCATTTTGATATTGATGCAAATGGTATCTTGAGTGTGCGTGCCGAGGACAGGTTGTCTGGGCGGAAGAGAGGGATTACAATCAATCGTGAAAGAACTCTGGAAATTGAGAAGAtgaaaagagatggtaatctttTATTCTTACTATGA